The following are encoded in a window of Chlorocebus sabaeus isolate Y175 chromosome 10, mChlSab1.0.hap1, whole genome shotgun sequence genomic DNA:
- the LRRFIP1 gene encoding leucine-rich repeat flightless-interacting protein 1 isoform X23, whose amino-acid sequence MDMGTQGSGRKRLPNRERLTAEDDALNQIAREAEARLAAKRAARAEAREIRMKELERQQKEVEDRPEKDFTEKGSRNMPGLSAATLASLGGTSSRRGSGDTSISIDTEASIREIKDSLAEVEEKYKKAMVSNAQLDNEKTNFMYQVDTLKDMLLELEEQLAESRRQYEEKNKEFEREKHAHSILQFQFAEVKEALKQREEMLEKHGIILNSEIATNGETSDTLNNVGYQGPTKMTKEELNALKSTGDGTLGRASEVEVKNEIVANVGKREILHNTEKEQHTEDTVKDCVDIEVFPAGENTEDQKSSEDTAPFLGTLAGATYEEQVQSQSLESTSLPENTAQAESDEVMGAPDDRTRTPLEPSSCWNDLDGGNHTGNVGEAAATQVGEQAGTVASCPLGRSDDTVYHDDKCTVEVPQELETSTGHSLEKEFTNQEAAEPKEVPVQSTEVGRDHNEEEGEETVLRDENPIKTEVPGSPAGTESNGQEVTGPSTVDTQSESLDMKEPEEEKNDQQGEALESSQKKTKNKKKKNKKKKSPVPVETLKDVKKELTYQNTDLSEIKEEEQVKSTDRESAVEAQNEAPENPKQKIAAESSENADCPKNPKIKLAGKLDQEGDDVKTAAEVVLADGATLDFEDDTVQSLGPRAGGEELDDGVAKDKAKTDGATQSSPAEPESEDADSCALPENESPSQDISDACEAESTERCGMSEHPSQTVRKALDSNSLENDDLSALGGEPGDFNPESREDTRGGNERGKSKEDCTMS is encoded by the exons GTAGAAGACAGACCAGAAAAAGATTTTACTGAGAAG GGGTCTCGTAACATGCCAGGCCTGtctgcagccacactggcctctctGGGTGGGACTTCCTCTCGGAGAGGCAGCGGAGACACCTCCATCTCCATCGACACCGAGGCGTCCATCAGGGAAATCAAG GACTCTCTAGCAGAAGTTGAAGAGAAATATAAGAAGGCTATGGTTTCCAATGCTCAGCTagacaatgaaaagacaaacttCATGTACCAGGTTGATACCCTAAAAGATATGTTGCTGGAGCTTGAAGAACAGCTGGCTGAATCTAGGCGGCAGTacgaagagaaaaacaaa GAATTTGAAAGGGAAAAACACGCCCACAGTATACTGCAATTTCAGTTTGCAGAAGTCAAGGAGGCCCTGAAGCAAAGAGAGGAAATGCTCGAG AAACACGGAATAATCCTAAATTCAGAAATAGCTACCAATGGAGAGACTTCCGACACTCTCAATAATGTTGGATACCAAGGTCCTACCAAGATGACGAAAGAAGAGTTAAATGCCCTCAAGTCGACAGGGGATGGGACCCTAG GAAGAGCCAGTGAAGtggaggtgaaaaatgaaatcgtGGcgaatgtggggaaaagagaaatcTTGCACAATACTGAGAAAGAACAACACACAGAGGACACAGTGAAAGATTGTGTGGACATAGAGGTATTCCCTGCTGGTGAGAATACCGAGGACCAGAAATCCTCTGAAGACACTGCCCCATTCCTAGGAACCTTAGCAGGTGCTACATATGAGGAACAGGTTCAAAGCCAAAGTCTAGAGAGCACTTCTCTCCCTGAAAACACAGCACAGGCTGAGTCAGATGAGGTCATGGGTGCACCAGATGACAGGACCAGAACTCCCCTTGAGCCATCCAGCTGTTGGAATGACTTAGATGGCGGGAACCACACAGGGAATGTGGGAGAGGCAGCGGCGACTCAGGTTGGAGAGcaggcaggcacagtggcctcATGTCCTTTAGGGCGTAGTGATGACACAGTTTATCATGATGACAAATGTACAGTAGAGGTCccccaagagttagagaccagcacAGGGCATAGTTTAGagaaagaattcaccaaccaGGAAGCAGCTGAGCCCAAGGAGGTTCCAGTGCAGAGTACAGAAGTAGGTAGGGATCACAACGAAGAAGAGGGTGAAGAAACAGTATTAAGGGATGAGAACCCAATCAAGACAGAAGTTCCTGGTTCTCCAGCAGGAACTGAGAGCAATGGTCAGGAAGTGACAGGTCCAAGTACAGTAGACACTCAAAGTGAATCCTTAGATATGAAAGAGcctgaggaagaaaagaatgacCAACAGGGAGAGGCACTGGAGTCATCGCAGAAGAagacaaagaacaagaaaaagaaaaacaagaagaaaaaatccCCAGTACCTGTAGAAACCCTTAAAGATGTTAAAAAAGAGTTAACTTATCAGAACACAGATTTAAGTGAAATTAAGGAAGAAGAGCAGGTAAAGTCTACTGACAGAGAGTCCGCAGTGGAAGCCCAAAACGAGGCGCCTGAAAATCCAAAACAGAAAATTGCGGCAGAAAGCAGTGAAAATGCTGATTGTCCGAAGAATCCTAAAATTAAGTTGGCTGGAAAACTTGACCAAGAAGGCGATGATGTAAAAACAGCAGCTGAGGTGGTACTAGCTGATGGAGCCACATTAGATTTTGAGGATGACACAGTTCAATCATTAGGCCCGAGGGCTGGTGGTGAAGAATTAGATGACGGTGTTGCAAAAGATAAAGCTAAAACAGATGGCGCCACTCAAAGCAGTCCCGCAGAACCAGAGAGCGAAGACGCAGATAGCTGCGCCCTGCCCGAAAATGAAAGTCCCTCACAGGACATTAGCGATGCCTGTgaagcagaaagtacagagaggtGTGGGATGTCAGAACATCCAAGTCAGACTGTCAGGAAAGCTTTAGACAGCAATAGCCTAGAAAATGATGACTTGTCGGCACTGGGAGGAGAGCCGGGGGACTTCAATCCAGAAAGCAGAGAAGATACCAGAGGAGGGAATGAGAGGGGCAAAAGCAAAGAAGACTGTACCATGTCCTAA
- the LRRFIP1 gene encoding leucine-rich repeat flightless-interacting protein 1 isoform X19 produces MDMGTQGSGRKRLPNRERLTAEDDALNQIAREAEARLAAKRAARAEAREIRMKELERQQKETNGYDGELYGSQSLNRRSGRVEDRPEKDFTEKGSRNMPGLSAATLASLGGTSSRRGSGDTSISIDTEASIREIKELNELKDQIQDVEGKYMQGLKEMKDSLAEVEEKYKKAMVSNAQLDNEKTNFMYQVDTLKDMLLELEEQLAESRRQYEEKNKEFEREKHAHSILQFQFAEVKEALKQREEMLEKHGIILNSEIATNGETSDTLNNVGYQGPTKMTKEELNALKSTGDGTLGRASEVEVKNEIVANVGKREILHNTEKEQHTEDTVKDCVDIEVFPAGENTEDQKSSEDTAPFLGTLAGATYEEQVQSQSLESTSLPENTAQAESDEVMGAPDDRTRTPLEPSSCWNDLDGGNHTGNVGEAAATQVGEQAGTVASCPLGRSDDTVYHDDKCTVEVPQELETSTGHSLEKEFTNQEAAEPKEVPVQSTEVGRDHNEEEGEETVLRDENPIKTEVPGSPAGTESNGQEVTGPSTVDTQSESLDMKEPEEEKNDQQGEALESSQKKTKNKKKKNKKKKSPVPVETLKDVKKELTYQNTDLSEIKEEEQVKSTDRESAVEAQNEAPENPKQKIAAESSENADCPKNPKIKLAGKLDQEGDDVKTAAEVVLADGATLDFEDDTVQSLGPRAGGEELDDGVAKDKAKTDGATQSSPAEPESEDADSCALPENESPSQDISDACEAESTERCGMSEHPSQTVRKALDSNSLENDDLSALGGEPGDFNPESREDTRGGNERGKSKEDCTMS; encoded by the exons GTAGAAGACAGACCAGAAAAAGATTTTACTGAGAAG GGGTCTCGTAACATGCCAGGCCTGtctgcagccacactggcctctctGGGTGGGACTTCCTCTCGGAGAGGCAGCGGAGACACCTCCATCTCCATCGACACCGAGGCGTCCATCAGGGAAATCAAG GAACTCAACGAGTTAAAGGACCAGATTCAGGATGTAGAAGGCAAATACATGCAGGGGTTGAAAGAGATGAAG GACTCTCTAGCAGAAGTTGAAGAGAAATATAAGAAGGCTATGGTTTCCAATGCTCAGCTagacaatgaaaagacaaacttCATGTACCAGGTTGATACCCTAAAAGATATGTTGCTGGAGCTTGAAGAACAGCTGGCTGAATCTAGGCGGCAGTacgaagagaaaaacaaa GAATTTGAAAGGGAAAAACACGCCCACAGTATACTGCAATTTCAGTTTGCAGAAGTCAAGGAGGCCCTGAAGCAAAGAGAGGAAATGCTCGAG AAACACGGAATAATCCTAAATTCAGAAATAGCTACCAATGGAGAGACTTCCGACACTCTCAATAATGTTGGATACCAAGGTCCTACCAAGATGACGAAAGAAGAGTTAAATGCCCTCAAGTCGACAGGGGATGGGACCCTAG GAAGAGCCAGTGAAGtggaggtgaaaaatgaaatcgtGGcgaatgtggggaaaagagaaatcTTGCACAATACTGAGAAAGAACAACACACAGAGGACACAGTGAAAGATTGTGTGGACATAGAGGTATTCCCTGCTGGTGAGAATACCGAGGACCAGAAATCCTCTGAAGACACTGCCCCATTCCTAGGAACCTTAGCAGGTGCTACATATGAGGAACAGGTTCAAAGCCAAAGTCTAGAGAGCACTTCTCTCCCTGAAAACACAGCACAGGCTGAGTCAGATGAGGTCATGGGTGCACCAGATGACAGGACCAGAACTCCCCTTGAGCCATCCAGCTGTTGGAATGACTTAGATGGCGGGAACCACACAGGGAATGTGGGAGAGGCAGCGGCGACTCAGGTTGGAGAGcaggcaggcacagtggcctcATGTCCTTTAGGGCGTAGTGATGACACAGTTTATCATGATGACAAATGTACAGTAGAGGTCccccaagagttagagaccagcacAGGGCATAGTTTAGagaaagaattcaccaaccaGGAAGCAGCTGAGCCCAAGGAGGTTCCAGTGCAGAGTACAGAAGTAGGTAGGGATCACAACGAAGAAGAGGGTGAAGAAACAGTATTAAGGGATGAGAACCCAATCAAGACAGAAGTTCCTGGTTCTCCAGCAGGAACTGAGAGCAATGGTCAGGAAGTGACAGGTCCAAGTACAGTAGACACTCAAAGTGAATCCTTAGATATGAAAGAGcctgaggaagaaaagaatgacCAACAGGGAGAGGCACTGGAGTCATCGCAGAAGAagacaaagaacaagaaaaagaaaaacaagaagaaaaaatccCCAGTACCTGTAGAAACCCTTAAAGATGTTAAAAAAGAGTTAACTTATCAGAACACAGATTTAAGTGAAATTAAGGAAGAAGAGCAGGTAAAGTCTACTGACAGAGAGTCCGCAGTGGAAGCCCAAAACGAGGCGCCTGAAAATCCAAAACAGAAAATTGCGGCAGAAAGCAGTGAAAATGCTGATTGTCCGAAGAATCCTAAAATTAAGTTGGCTGGAAAACTTGACCAAGAAGGCGATGATGTAAAAACAGCAGCTGAGGTGGTACTAGCTGATGGAGCCACATTAGATTTTGAGGATGACACAGTTCAATCATTAGGCCCGAGGGCTGGTGGTGAAGAATTAGATGACGGTGTTGCAAAAGATAAAGCTAAAACAGATGGCGCCACTCAAAGCAGTCCCGCAGAACCAGAGAGCGAAGACGCAGATAGCTGCGCCCTGCCCGAAAATGAAAGTCCCTCACAGGACATTAGCGATGCCTGTgaagcagaaagtacagagaggtGTGGGATGTCAGAACATCCAAGTCAGACTGTCAGGAAAGCTTTAGACAGCAATAGCCTAGAAAATGATGACTTGTCGGCACTGGGAGGAGAGCCGGGGGACTTCAATCCAGAAAGCAGAGAAGATACCAGAGGAGGGAATGAGAGGGGCAAAAGCAAAGAAGACTGTACCATGTCCTAA
- the LRRFIP1 gene encoding leucine-rich repeat flightless-interacting protein 1 isoform X20 has protein sequence MDMGTQGSGRKRLPNRERLTAEDDALNQIAREAEARLAAKRAARAEAREIRMKELERQQKEVEDRPEKDFTEKGSRNMPGLSAATLASLGGTSSRRGSGDTSISIDTEASIREIKELNELKDQIQDVEGKYMQGLKEMKDSLAEVEEKYKKAMVSNAQLDNEKTNFMYQVDTLKDMLLELEEQLAESRRQYEEKNKEFEREKHAHSILQFQFAEVKEALKQREEMLEKHGIILNSEIATNGETSDTLNNVGYQGPTKMTKEELNALKSTGDGTLGRASEVEVKNEIVANVGKREILHNTEKEQHTEDTVKDCVDIEVFPAGENTEDQKSSEDTAPFLGTLAGATYEEQVQSQSLESTSLPENTAQAESDEVMGAPDDRTRTPLEPSSCWNDLDGGNHTGNVGEAAATQVGEQAGTVASCPLGRSDDTVYHDDKCTVEVPQELETSTGHSLEKEFTNQEAAEPKEVPVQSTEVGRDHNEEEGEETVLRDENPIKTEVPGSPAGTESNGQEVTGPSTVDTQSESLDMKEPEEEKNDQQGEALESSQKKTKNKKKKNKKKKSPVPVETLKDVKKELTYQNTDLSEIKEEEQVKSTDRESAVEAQNEAPENPKQKIAAESSENADCPKNPKIKLAGKLDQEGDDVKTAAEVVLADGATLDFEDDTVQSLGPRAGGEELDDGVAKDKAKTDGATQSSPAEPESEDADSCALPENESPSQDISDACEAESTERCGMSEHPSQTVRKALDSNSLENDDLSALGGEPGDFNPESREDTRGGNERGKSKEDCTMS, from the exons GTAGAAGACAGACCAGAAAAAGATTTTACTGAGAAG GGGTCTCGTAACATGCCAGGCCTGtctgcagccacactggcctctctGGGTGGGACTTCCTCTCGGAGAGGCAGCGGAGACACCTCCATCTCCATCGACACCGAGGCGTCCATCAGGGAAATCAAG GAACTCAACGAGTTAAAGGACCAGATTCAGGATGTAGAAGGCAAATACATGCAGGGGTTGAAAGAGATGAAG GACTCTCTAGCAGAAGTTGAAGAGAAATATAAGAAGGCTATGGTTTCCAATGCTCAGCTagacaatgaaaagacaaacttCATGTACCAGGTTGATACCCTAAAAGATATGTTGCTGGAGCTTGAAGAACAGCTGGCTGAATCTAGGCGGCAGTacgaagagaaaaacaaa GAATTTGAAAGGGAAAAACACGCCCACAGTATACTGCAATTTCAGTTTGCAGAAGTCAAGGAGGCCCTGAAGCAAAGAGAGGAAATGCTCGAG AAACACGGAATAATCCTAAATTCAGAAATAGCTACCAATGGAGAGACTTCCGACACTCTCAATAATGTTGGATACCAAGGTCCTACCAAGATGACGAAAGAAGAGTTAAATGCCCTCAAGTCGACAGGGGATGGGACCCTAG GAAGAGCCAGTGAAGtggaggtgaaaaatgaaatcgtGGcgaatgtggggaaaagagaaatcTTGCACAATACTGAGAAAGAACAACACACAGAGGACACAGTGAAAGATTGTGTGGACATAGAGGTATTCCCTGCTGGTGAGAATACCGAGGACCAGAAATCCTCTGAAGACACTGCCCCATTCCTAGGAACCTTAGCAGGTGCTACATATGAGGAACAGGTTCAAAGCCAAAGTCTAGAGAGCACTTCTCTCCCTGAAAACACAGCACAGGCTGAGTCAGATGAGGTCATGGGTGCACCAGATGACAGGACCAGAACTCCCCTTGAGCCATCCAGCTGTTGGAATGACTTAGATGGCGGGAACCACACAGGGAATGTGGGAGAGGCAGCGGCGACTCAGGTTGGAGAGcaggcaggcacagtggcctcATGTCCTTTAGGGCGTAGTGATGACACAGTTTATCATGATGACAAATGTACAGTAGAGGTCccccaagagttagagaccagcacAGGGCATAGTTTAGagaaagaattcaccaaccaGGAAGCAGCTGAGCCCAAGGAGGTTCCAGTGCAGAGTACAGAAGTAGGTAGGGATCACAACGAAGAAGAGGGTGAAGAAACAGTATTAAGGGATGAGAACCCAATCAAGACAGAAGTTCCTGGTTCTCCAGCAGGAACTGAGAGCAATGGTCAGGAAGTGACAGGTCCAAGTACAGTAGACACTCAAAGTGAATCCTTAGATATGAAAGAGcctgaggaagaaaagaatgacCAACAGGGAGAGGCACTGGAGTCATCGCAGAAGAagacaaagaacaagaaaaagaaaaacaagaagaaaaaatccCCAGTACCTGTAGAAACCCTTAAAGATGTTAAAAAAGAGTTAACTTATCAGAACACAGATTTAAGTGAAATTAAGGAAGAAGAGCAGGTAAAGTCTACTGACAGAGAGTCCGCAGTGGAAGCCCAAAACGAGGCGCCTGAAAATCCAAAACAGAAAATTGCGGCAGAAAGCAGTGAAAATGCTGATTGTCCGAAGAATCCTAAAATTAAGTTGGCTGGAAAACTTGACCAAGAAGGCGATGATGTAAAAACAGCAGCTGAGGTGGTACTAGCTGATGGAGCCACATTAGATTTTGAGGATGACACAGTTCAATCATTAGGCCCGAGGGCTGGTGGTGAAGAATTAGATGACGGTGTTGCAAAAGATAAAGCTAAAACAGATGGCGCCACTCAAAGCAGTCCCGCAGAACCAGAGAGCGAAGACGCAGATAGCTGCGCCCTGCCCGAAAATGAAAGTCCCTCACAGGACATTAGCGATGCCTGTgaagcagaaagtacagagaggtGTGGGATGTCAGAACATCCAAGTCAGACTGTCAGGAAAGCTTTAGACAGCAATAGCCTAGAAAATGATGACTTGTCGGCACTGGGAGGAGAGCCGGGGGACTTCAATCCAGAAAGCAGAGAAGATACCAGAGGAGGGAATGAGAGGGGCAAAAGCAAAGAAGACTGTACCATGTCCTAA
- the LRRFIP1 gene encoding leucine-rich repeat flightless-interacting protein 1 isoform X24, producing the protein MTSPAAAQSREIDCLSPEAQRLAEARLAAKRAARAEAREIRMKELERQQKEVEDRPEKDFTEKGSRNMPGLSAATLASLGGTSSRRGSGDTSISIDTEASIREIKDSLAEVEEKYKKAMVSNAQLDNEKTNFMYQVDTLKDMLLELEEQLAESRRQYEEKNKEFEREKHAHSILQFQFAEVKEALKQREEMLEKHGIILNSEIATNGETSDTLNNVGYQGPTKMTKEELNALKSTGDGTLGRASEVEVKNEIVANVGKREILHNTEKEQHTEDTVKDCVDIEVFPAGENTEDQKSSEDTAPFLGTLAGATYEEQVQSQSLESTSLPENTAQAESDEVMGAPDDRTRTPLEPSSCWNDLDGGNHTGNVGEAAATQVGEQAGTVASCPLGRSDDTVYHDDKCTVEVPQELETSTGHSLEKEFTNQEAAEPKEVPVQSTEVGRDHNEEEGEETVLRDENPIKTEVPGSPAGTESNGQEVTGPSTVDTQSESLDMKEPEEEKNDQQGEALESSQKKTKNKKKKNKKKKSPVPVETLKDVKKELTYQNTDLSEIKEEEQVKSTDRESAVEAQNEAPENPKQKIAAESSENADCPKNPKIKLAGKLDQEGDDVKTAAEVVLADGATLDFEDDTVQSLGPRAGGEELDDGVAKDKAKTDGATQSSPAEPESEDADSCALPENESPSQDISDACEAESTERCGMSEHPSQTVRKALDSNSLENDDLSALGGEPGDFNPESREDTRGGNERGKSKEDCTMS; encoded by the exons GTAGAAGACAGACCAGAAAAAGATTTTACTGAGAAG GGGTCTCGTAACATGCCAGGCCTGtctgcagccacactggcctctctGGGTGGGACTTCCTCTCGGAGAGGCAGCGGAGACACCTCCATCTCCATCGACACCGAGGCGTCCATCAGGGAAATCAAG GACTCTCTAGCAGAAGTTGAAGAGAAATATAAGAAGGCTATGGTTTCCAATGCTCAGCTagacaatgaaaagacaaacttCATGTACCAGGTTGATACCCTAAAAGATATGTTGCTGGAGCTTGAAGAACAGCTGGCTGAATCTAGGCGGCAGTacgaagagaaaaacaaa GAATTTGAAAGGGAAAAACACGCCCACAGTATACTGCAATTTCAGTTTGCAGAAGTCAAGGAGGCCCTGAAGCAAAGAGAGGAAATGCTCGAG AAACACGGAATAATCCTAAATTCAGAAATAGCTACCAATGGAGAGACTTCCGACACTCTCAATAATGTTGGATACCAAGGTCCTACCAAGATGACGAAAGAAGAGTTAAATGCCCTCAAGTCGACAGGGGATGGGACCCTAG GAAGAGCCAGTGAAGtggaggtgaaaaatgaaatcgtGGcgaatgtggggaaaagagaaatcTTGCACAATACTGAGAAAGAACAACACACAGAGGACACAGTGAAAGATTGTGTGGACATAGAGGTATTCCCTGCTGGTGAGAATACCGAGGACCAGAAATCCTCTGAAGACACTGCCCCATTCCTAGGAACCTTAGCAGGTGCTACATATGAGGAACAGGTTCAAAGCCAAAGTCTAGAGAGCACTTCTCTCCCTGAAAACACAGCACAGGCTGAGTCAGATGAGGTCATGGGTGCACCAGATGACAGGACCAGAACTCCCCTTGAGCCATCCAGCTGTTGGAATGACTTAGATGGCGGGAACCACACAGGGAATGTGGGAGAGGCAGCGGCGACTCAGGTTGGAGAGcaggcaggcacagtggcctcATGTCCTTTAGGGCGTAGTGATGACACAGTTTATCATGATGACAAATGTACAGTAGAGGTCccccaagagttagagaccagcacAGGGCATAGTTTAGagaaagaattcaccaaccaGGAAGCAGCTGAGCCCAAGGAGGTTCCAGTGCAGAGTACAGAAGTAGGTAGGGATCACAACGAAGAAGAGGGTGAAGAAACAGTATTAAGGGATGAGAACCCAATCAAGACAGAAGTTCCTGGTTCTCCAGCAGGAACTGAGAGCAATGGTCAGGAAGTGACAGGTCCAAGTACAGTAGACACTCAAAGTGAATCCTTAGATATGAAAGAGcctgaggaagaaaagaatgacCAACAGGGAGAGGCACTGGAGTCATCGCAGAAGAagacaaagaacaagaaaaagaaaaacaagaagaaaaaatccCCAGTACCTGTAGAAACCCTTAAAGATGTTAAAAAAGAGTTAACTTATCAGAACACAGATTTAAGTGAAATTAAGGAAGAAGAGCAGGTAAAGTCTACTGACAGAGAGTCCGCAGTGGAAGCCCAAAACGAGGCGCCTGAAAATCCAAAACAGAAAATTGCGGCAGAAAGCAGTGAAAATGCTGATTGTCCGAAGAATCCTAAAATTAAGTTGGCTGGAAAACTTGACCAAGAAGGCGATGATGTAAAAACAGCAGCTGAGGTGGTACTAGCTGATGGAGCCACATTAGATTTTGAGGATGACACAGTTCAATCATTAGGCCCGAGGGCTGGTGGTGAAGAATTAGATGACGGTGTTGCAAAAGATAAAGCTAAAACAGATGGCGCCACTCAAAGCAGTCCCGCAGAACCAGAGAGCGAAGACGCAGATAGCTGCGCCCTGCCCGAAAATGAAAGTCCCTCACAGGACATTAGCGATGCCTGTgaagcagaaagtacagagaggtGTGGGATGTCAGAACATCCAAGTCAGACTGTCAGGAAAGCTTTAGACAGCAATAGCCTAGAAAATGATGACTTGTCGGCACTGGGAGGAGAGCCGGGGGACTTCAATCCAGAAAGCAGAGAAGATACCAGAGGAGGGAATGAGAGGGGCAAAAGCAAAGAAGACTGTACCATGTCCTAA